Within the Takifugu rubripes chromosome 8, fTakRub1.2, whole genome shotgun sequence genome, the region GTTGTAAAtaatgtacttgcatgatctctgcctgATCTTCTACCTgtcttcccccttctcctctctctctacccagccggccatcagcaggaaggtcaaGCATGTCTTGATCAGGATGTCAAGGAGGTGAACTGTGGGAGGAGATCTTTGGGTCTGACATGACTTCTTACCTTGATGTCAGACCGAGGCCTGCAGTTCAAATCCCAGATCTGGAAGGTGAGTGTAGGTGAGTGTGCCTCTTCTCTAGCATGCTAGGGGCTATGGTGAGGTTCTCCTCTGGGTACCAGACCTGACGTCCTGAATTCCCAATGTTGGCTTCCACTGAGATGTTCCTGTTAATGGTTTGCTACTCCCATCAATCCTAGAGGCAGGCCAAACAAAGAAGAGCTCCAGCCCCTTCTGATCCGATCAAAATGTCTAGCTCATTCATGTGTATTAAGCATATCTTACAATGGCTATTACGAATTTCACTCATGAAGGTTTTAAATATTCAGGCTTCTTTTGCAGTAACTGTGAGAAcatcttctccttttttataCACATGGGCAAGTTTGTTCTGTTACCTACCTGTGTCTTCTATTAAATAACACTTTTCTTGAGGCATTCTCTTCTCCTCGTGGCGTTTTTGTTGCAGAAATGCTGATTAGTGATTACAGACTAGATCCTCCTGATGCATTAGACTACTAGAAACCCATTTCAGTCTTAGTAGACCTCTGTATTTGTatgcatgtctgtgtttgcatAGCTATAATTATTGTGTTATACTATtagtaaaattaaaattaaagttTTAAATTGAAAGACTTTATTCCACAAATCAAGCCATTACATTACATCAATATGCACATTTATAAATACAAAGAGAAAAATCGTATCTTTTTCAAAGATTTATCCATACATTTATGTGTATCCTTAATGAAGTAAAGTCAGACCTCTGACCGGGACATCTAATAGACACATAACAATGAAAGTTTCCACAATCCCACCGCTACATGAAACATGAAACAATTCAGGAGTTCATGATATAGGCATACAGTCAAGAAAATCgcttccccaaaaaagaaaaaccaaaagtTGAGACAACTTTGACTGCAGCATTAGCCTTATGAAAGGATAGTTTTGTGTTTGTCTAATATCCCCAGTAGCCTACAGGAGCAGAAGGGTGGTAGGGATGTACAATGATGGAGGCATTAAGCTATTTAGCCCCTTGACTCCAGTGACCTGTAGAAAGAGAGacaagacagagaaaaggtCATCACAAATGATATAATTGAAATACTGtacttttatatatttttggTACAAAATGATGGTTCATATTATCAAAAACATAATATGAACTGTCCCATAGGTATTCAGTTGGATGCATGTCACGGTACAGTTTACATTATTTACAAGAATCCTCTAAAACACATAAACATTGGTTACACAGGCTGACTGAAGTTTCTCTTTGGTCtgaggacaccagcagtcccGGTAGTTATGGTAGCATTTGCTTACAGCATCCCTCTAAGACTAAGCCTCCCATGACTGTCATTGAAGCCTGTCACTAAGAGCAACATATATACAGGATAATGAAGTTCTAACTCTGCAAAAAGACCACTCTCACGAATAACTGGTGTGCTGCTGTCGTCTCCGGGCACTCCTCATCTTCTCAAAGCGAGCCTCCATTTCTTCTAAGACCTTTGGGGTATAGCGAACCACAAGCTTCACTGAACCCTGTGCAGCTTTCAGCAGCTCAACTGCCTTCTCATGATGCTCACCATCAACGCTCTGCATTTCCAACACACAAGATGTATAATTATGATGAGAAAAATAACTATTAACAAGTCTATCAGGTACTATCCACAGACTGTTGTGTCACAACATCTTTTAATAtgaatttttaaagaaaacaaagttgAGTTCCTAAAACAGTATTCATAGTAATTACATTAGCTCAGTTCTTAAGGCACGATGAGTGGTAACTAAAATTTAAAAGTCTTCAGCTATTCGTAATACATCCATTTACATCATTTTATGAGGTGTGAGAGTGTTTGTGTAACTCGTACCACTCCATTAACAGACAGCAGCTGGTCTCCCCTCTTCAGGCCTCCTTGGCGATTGGCCACACCCCCAGGGATCACTCGGGAGATGTAGATAGGGGAGTTTTGCTCTTTGCCCCCCATGATGTTGAAACCTAGGCCCTCTTCTGTCTTGGGAAGCTCCACCACTCTTGGGTGGGCATGGCCCTCACTGGCTGCAAAGGCTGCCACTGTGGCCTGGTCGAGAGGGGAACATTTATCAGCATAAAATACTAAATGTATACACAATGACAAATTAGGGATTTTGCTGCATCAATATTACAATATTATTTCCCAAAACAGCAGACAAAACAAActaatttaaagacaaaataatAGTAATTCAAATAGaaattcacacacaaacaattaTGAATAAACAGAAGTCAACCTGCTTCTTGCCTGAAAgatgttaaaataaa harbors:
- the lin7b gene encoding protein lin-7 homolog B, translating into MMSSYYHPPKDADMASMTEPLCLERDICRVIELLDRLQRSGELPPPKLQALQRVLQSKFCAAIREVYEQLYETLEIAGGPEVRAQATAKATVAAFAASEGHAHPRVVELPKTEEGLGFNIMGGKEQNSPIYISRVIPGGVANRQGGLKRGDQLLSVNGVSVDGEHHEKAVELLKAAQGSVKLVVRYTPKVLEEMEARFEKMRSARRRQQHTSYSSLESRG